CTATACAAATGTTGAGTATGAATCCGAATTTGATAAATTATGCGGTCATAAACAGTGCATTAGTAAGACCTAATTCATTTGTTAGAAAAATGATTAGACCTTCTATAAAATTAACTTTTCCATTAGTTAAGAATAAATCTTTTTCAAAACTTCAAGCGAAAACATTGTACGTTGGTAAAGAATACTTTGAAACATATTACAAGGAAAGTTCTGAGATGAAATTAGATACACTTATCAGAATATTAGAAGAAAATATGTCATTTGAAATTCCTAAAAATTTTAATAAAGCAACCGGAAAAATATTAGTTTCTGTCGGTGAAAAGGAAAAAGCAGTAATGAAAAAATCAGCAACAGATTTAGTATCAAATAATAAAAATTGCATAGGGATCATTATACCTAACGTCGGTCACGGAATATCCTTGTGGAATCCTAATTTCTTTAATCAGATGATTGAAAAGTGGATACAGGAAGGTGCTTTGCCACAAGATATCATAACAATTAAGTAACAAATGTTTGTTGTGCTAACGGGAGCTTTAGTACAATCAGCTTCGCAAAAATATTACATTAAATAAACGCTCAGATGTTTACTGAGCGTTTTTACTTGTTATTTTATATGATCAATTGACTTTCAAAATATTGATAATGGTTTAACATTTCTCTCCTCATTAACTCAGTTTAGCGTATAGCTTTATGCTCTTTAATGACTCTTAATGAAAGTAGATGATTATCTTCAGGCCCTTGAACAGGTAAACCTGCCTCTAGGTTTTTTATTACGTAATTTAGGTTATCCTTTGTTATTATTTCCCCAGGAATGAAAATTGGAATTCCTGGAGGATATACCATAATAAATTCAGCGCTAATTCTTCCAGCAGACTCCTCAAAAGGAACAATTTCAGTTTCTGCATAAAAAGCATCTCGAGGAGATAGAGCTAATAATGGTATATCGGGTAACAACACCGTAGTTGGATTTGTTGATTTTGCTTGATGGTAATATTCATCTGCTAAATGGCGTAATGCTCGCAACAATATTTCTGTATCATCTTCAGTATCCCCAGGAGTGATAATACACAAAATGTTGTATAGGTCAGATAATTCAACCTCGATATTGTAATGTTTTCTTAGCCAAACTTCGACGTCATGTCCAGTAATTCCTAAATTTTTAACAGAAATAATTAATTTGGTAGGGTCATAGTCAAATGTCGCTTTTGTACCTACAATTTCATGTCCGACACAATATAAATGATTAATCTCATTAATAGACGCCCTTGTTTTTTCTGCAAGTGCGATGGATTTTTCTATTAATTCATGTCCTTTAGTAGCCAACTGTTTCCTAGCAACATCCAAAGAAGCTAGCAATAAATAAGATGTTGACGTAGTTGTAAGCATGCTTAAAATAGCTTGAACACGATTCACTGAAACGAGCCCTGATTTTATATTCAGTATAGAACTTTGAGTCATTGATCCACCAAGCTTATGAACACTTGTTGCTGCCATATCTGCTCCAGCTTGCATTGCGGATAAAGGTAACTTTTCATGAAAATGAATATGTACTCCATGAGCTTCATCAACTAATACTGGAACTTTGTGTTCATGAGCCACCTCAACAATACGTTGTAAATCTGCAGCCACTCCAAAATAAGTGGGATTAATTACAAAGACACCTTTTGCATCAGGGTGCTGTTCCAATGCTTTTGACACAGCATCTACGGTAATACCGTGAGAGATACCTAAATTCTTATCAATTTCAGGGTGTATAAAAATGGGTATGGCTCCTGAAAACACAATTGCTGACATAACTGATTTATGAACATTACGTGGCACGATGATTTTGTCTCCTGGTCCACATACCGACATGATCATAGCCATAATTGCTCCACTAGTACCTTGAACAGAGAAAAATGTGTAATCTGCGTGAAAAGCTTCAGCAGCCAATTGTTGAGCCTGCTTGATCATGCCATTTGGCTGATGCAAGTCGTCAAGTGGTTCAATATTAATTAAGTCAATCGAAAACGCATTATCACCTATAAATGAGCGAAACTCTGGTTCAATACCTTTTCCTTTTTTGTGTCCTGGAATATGGAATTGATGAGGATTTTTTTGTGAATGATCTACTAAACCAGTAAATAATGGTGTTTTATTTTGGGACAACTTTCTATGGCACCTCTTTTAATAAGCTGCTTTCGCGTGGGGTGTTGTTTTTCTTACTAATATATAAACATGTACAACTACAGGTTGTGGCACTCTTTACATCTTTATAGACTTTTACGAATTGAGTTGTTCTGATATATAGAGAAAGATTAGCAACAAGTTCTACGAAAAGAGCCTTTAATAATAAGTTATTAGTTTTTACATAAAACACAAGAATTATATCACTTTATGAAAGGGTTGCATAGTACTATCAGTCATTAGAAAGTTAAAGGTTTTTGTTAACCATCTAAACAAATAATTTAATGTTAACTATCTTGTTTTAGTACTGGTTAAGTTTACATACATTGTTATTTTTTTTGATAGGACACAAAGGCATAAAAAACGCTTAGGCTTGTTTGGAATTAAGTAGGCTGTTTTCACATCAATTGTTGCTTTTCGTAATAGCAACTCAACAATAAAATTATTAACGTTCGTGGCATCTATTCTTCTGTGCAACGATGACTAACAATGAAAAGCCACTTTTTCTGGTGCTAATTTGCTAACAACACAAGAAAGTTATACGAAAAAAGCCTTAGCAAAAGAACATTTACTATTTAATAAGGTCATTTTTTTAATATAATATTATTGCGTAGTTGTGCTATGTTAAAGGATTTTGCCCTACGAAAAGCGAAATAATTATAGTACAGGGATTTATAGGAGGTGTTCATTTGAATTGGGATACAAAGATAACAAAACTATTAGGAATTAAATATCCCATTATTCAAGGGGGGTTAGCTTATTTAGCTTACGCTGACTTAGCAGCTGCTGTAAGTAATGCTGGTGGGTTAGGCCAGATTACAGCGATGTCATTACAAACTCCTGAAGAGTTAAAGAAAGAGATAGATAAGGTTAGAGAACGAACAGATAAACCATTCGGAGTTAATTTTGCCATTGGTCAACACGGAAGAAGTTATTCACATATGCTTGATGTGGCAATTAACGAAAAAGTACCTGTTATTTCTATGACTGGTGGAAATCCAACGCCAATATTTGAACAACTAAAAGGTGTAGATGTCAAAAAACTTGTTCTTGTCGCAGCTCGAAGGCAGGCAATTAAAGCGGAGCAATTAGGTGCAGATGCCGTTATGGTAGTTGGACAAGAGGGTGGAGGGCATTTAGGGAAAAATGATACAGGAACGATCGTTTTAATTCCACAAGTAGTTAACGCTGTGTCTATACCAGTTATTGCCTCAGGTGGAATAGGTGATGGTAGGGGGTTAATGGCTGCGCTTAGTTTAGGTGCAGAGGGAATAGAGATGGGTACAAGATTTATTGCTACACAAGAATGTATTCATGCTAATCAAGTATATAAGCAGGCTCTCATAGAAGGAACAGAGGATGGGACAACTGTAATAAAACGATCCATAGGGGCGCCAGCACGAGCTATTTCAAACAATTGGACGAAAAAAATTGTTGAGCTTGAGGGCGCAAATGGTGGCTATGATCAATTAAAGGATTTTATAAGTGGTTCTGCAAATAAACGTTATATCTATGAAGGGAACATCGATGAAGGTTTTGCATGGGCTGGTCAAGTGATGGGTCTAATAAACGATTCTCCTCCTGTAAGTGAACTTTTTGATCGTATTATTAATGAGGCAGAACAAATTCGACAAACATGGGGAAACTAATATAGGCTAACATGATTAACATTAAGGGGGAATACCATTGGATTATCAATATCCAATATCGTATGATTGGAACACGAATGAAATTGTTGACGTAGTAAGGTTTTTCGAGACAATCGAACATGCCTATGAAAAAGGCATTGAAAAAGAAAAACTTATGGCAGCGTATCGAGTATTTAAAAAAATTGTACCGAGTAAAGCTGAAGAAAAGAAATTATGTAAAGAATTTGAAGAAATTAGTGGGTACTCCTCATACCATACCGTAAAAAAGGCAAAAGAAGCTATTACTAATGATGCCTTTATTAAAATGTAAGGCTCATATTGTTAATATTTTTATTAATTAGTACATTTGGGTAAGTTATAAAAAATTATCATCTTCTATGTAAATATTGCCTGGCCCTATAAATATTTTGCTATGGGGCCAAGCATCAACAGATGTGCTTGGCAAAAAGCCGAAGCTAAAAGTTCTCAAGCACACTTCAAACTCTTATTATATCTTCATTATTTTGAAAGAACGGTGGAAGATGACGTTGCTAATTTATACAACGGCATAAGCGTTTTAAAAGTGGTGTCAATGGTGTTAAGTAACTGTTTCCCATTTATATTTATCACATCATCTTTGTCAATATGAACTCCGCATAATATTTCTGCCTTTTTGATCGTTTGTAGCCTGTTAAACATATGTAGTATTTGCTCATCAGTTAAATTTTCTTGAGCTGTGGCAGTAGGTTTTGTATGATCTGTTGACCAAACAAAGCTGTTTGGAATTTGTTTTTTAAGCTCATGATATTGTTCTGCAAGTGTTTTTCCTAAGTTCTCCTTATATGGGTACTCATAGATAACTGCAAATATGATAAATAAATGGCTCCCCCACAGGCCAACTTGGAAGTGTGGTAGCATTTTATATCCTCTGGCATTACTTGAAAAGGCTACCCAAGTATCATTAGGTGGGTTTTTAGTTCGACGAGCATGTTTGGCCACATGAAAAAACATCTCATTCCCAGTTAGCGTTGTAAGAGAAGGGACAAAATGGGTGCCGATAAATTCAAATTTTGGTCTAATTAATTGCTTTATGGCTGTCATTCGATCATCTAATTCAGGAATCATAAAAGTCTCAAATTCATCTGCTGAAAAGCCTTGAAAATTCATAATTACACTCCTTACAAAATATCTTCATTCAAGAATTTATAACAAATCTTATTTTACCATAAATCATGTATACAAATTCTATCTAACATAATAGGTCTACACACATTTTTGTTCCATAGACATCTAGATCAACATAAAGATATAACAACAAATTCAAATACAATCATTCTGAAGTGAGTACTAACAGTATAAACCGAGGGGGTGCATTTACTTGAAACAAGTAATGAAATCTTTGAAGCGTAGTGATAATGAACAGCGATTAGCGGTTTTACGGTTGGAATTAGATTATGAGTTGTTGACACTTTATGAAGCCATTGTGGAAAAAAATGTACCTGAAAAAAATGAGTGTTTAAAGCGTTTAGAACAAATACGAGAAGAATTAGTGTCATTAGGATGGTATAAATAAATGCTCTTTTGTTAAATTTAGTGTAAATTGTTTGACCAAATAAGTAGGATATTAAACGGCTTTCCTTGTTTTATAGAAGAAAAGGGGCTATGTTTACACGCTTTAGCCGAGTTAATTCTTAGATGGAGTAACTACAATCATGTAAAAAACATCCATAGAAAAACACCAATTAGTATAACTGTTGGTGTTTTTCTTGTACAGTTTAAGTAAGGCTTGAATGAAGCTGGTGTTTTCTGTATGCTGAATGGTAAAAGTTATACTAATGAAATAGGGAGGCCGCTCTTAATGAGTAACAATTGGGATGAGATAGATCAAAGCGCGAAGAAGTGGATCAAAGAAGCTGGTACTGTTATACGCAATTCGTTTACGAAACAAGTAGGTATACATACAAAATCAAATCCTAATGATTTAGTGACTGATATTGATCGAGAAATAGAGCAATTTTTTATAAAAAAAATAAACAACAAATACGCTACTCATTATGTGTTAGGTGAAGAAGGATTTGGTAATGAAGTTAAAACATTGAATGGTACTGTTTGGATTATTGATCCAATAGACGGGACGATTAATTTCGTGCATCAGCAAAGAAATTTTTGTATCTCAATAGGCATTTATGAAAATGGTGTAGGTATGATCGGTCTTATTTATGATGTTGTTAGTGATGAGCTTTTTCATGCAAGAAAAGGTCATGGTGCATATTTAAATAACATCTTGTTATCACCGTTGAAAGACACGCCAATCCATGAAGCAATCATTGGAATCAATGCTACTTGGGTAACAGAAAACTGGCGCATCGATCATGCTATTCTATCTCCCATCGTAAAAGACGCAAGAGGAACGCGTTCTTATGGCTCTGCCGCGCTAGAAATGGCGTATGTTGCTGCTGGAAGGTTAGATGGATACATTACAATGAGGTTGTCACCTTGGGACTTCGCTGCAGGTATTGTAATATTAAATGAGGTAGGTGGAGTTGTAACAACTGTAAAAGGAGAAGAAATTTCATTTCTAGAAGAAAATAGTATATTTGCAAGTAGTAGCAATTTACATAACAGAATGTTGCAAAAGTATAAACTGAATGAGGGTTAAATCTACCCTTCGTGTACGAGGCCTGTTCCAATGGTCTTATTAATACGTTGTTAAATTCTTGATATTAGTTTGACGACGTTGTTAATTCACATATTCAATCATATAGCCTCATTTCCATTCCACCCGTTTTGATACTAGTCGTATGGGTGGAATGGATTTACTTCCAGTTTGTTTAAAGTTTGTCAAAACCGATAGTAGGAGCTTAAGCCTTCCGTTATAACCTTCCTTGCTCACGCATTTTCTTCTTTGTCACAAACCCGAATCCCATTGCTAAAACAAAACTAATACTCGCTGTAATAATACCAATAAGATTTTGTTCAGCAATAAATATTCCGACAGACATGATGCAAATAGTTGCGAGAATAGCGAATAATAACATAGTGAGGTTGAGTTTTTTCATATTTGTTAAAAAACCCCCAATAAAAAGTCTCAAATTGAGCTTAATTAATACTTACACCTTTAGTGTACAGAAAAATATCCATCTTTTCTACTATGAATGTGATATAATAGCCTAGTTGGTTTTTTGTCAAGGTAAAATATGAACATCAAATTTAGGAGTTGAAGACGTTGACTATTCGTCAAGATATACGAAATATAGCGATTATTGCCCATGTTGATCATGGAAAAACGACGCTCGTTGATAAATTATTACAACAAGCAGGTACTTTTCGAGTAAATGAACAAGTTGAAGATCGTGCCATGGATTCAAATGATTTGGAGCGCGAGCGTGGTATAACTATTTTAGCAAAAAATACTGCGATTAATTATAATAATTGTCGAATAAATATATTAGATACACCTGGTCACGCTGATTTTGGTGGAGAAGTTGAACGTATTATGAAAATGGTTGACGGTGTGTTACTTGTTGTAGATGCCTACGAAGGGTGTATGCCACAGACTCGATTCGTTTTGAAAAAAGCACTTGAGCAGAATTTAACACCAATTGTTGTAGTTAATAAAATAGATAGAGATTTCGCACGACCTGAAGAGGTTGTTGACGAAGTGATTGATTTATTCATTGAGCTTGGAGCAAATGAAGAACAGCTTGATTTTCCAGTGGTATATGCTTCAGCGATAAATGGAACTGCAAGTACAAACCCTGAAAAACAAGATGAGGATATGAAGGCGTTATTCGAAGGAATTCTTAAATATATTCCTGCCCCAATTGATAATAGTGATGAACCACTTCAATTTCAAGTGGCATTATTAGACTATAATGACTATGTAGGACGTATAGGTATCGGTAGAGTATTTAGAGGTACTATGAAAGTTGGTCAACAAGTATCTCTTATGAAACTCGATGGATCTGTGAAGCAGTTTCGTGTGACAAAGATGTTCGGTTTCTCGGGGTTGAAGCGCATTGAGATTAATGAAGCAAAAGCTGGAGACCTTGTTGCAGTGTCTGGAATGGAGGACATAAATGTAGGTGAAACAGTTTGTCCATTTGATCATGAAGAAGCGTTACCGGTGTTACGAATTGATGAGCCGACATTACAGATGACATTTCTTGTGAACAATAGCCCTTTTGCAGGAAGAGAAGGTAAGTTTGTAACAGCTAGGAAAATAGAAGAACGATTGCTTGCTGAGTTGCAAACAGATGTAAGTCTCCGTGTAGAAAATACTGAATCACCAGATGCATGGATTATATCTGGTAGAGGTGAGCTGCACTTATCAATTTTAATTGAAAATATGCGTCGTGAAGGATATGAAATACAAGTGTCGAAACCTGAAGTTATCGTAAGGGAAATCGATGGTGTAAGATGCGAACCAGTAGAGCGTGTTCAAATCGATGTCCCAGATGAACATACTGGATCGATTATCGAGTCAATTGGCGCTCGTAAAGGTGAAATGCTCGATATGATTAATAATGGAAATGGTCAAGTAAGGTTGGTTTTCATGGTACCAGCTCGTGGTTTAATAGGTTATACTACTGAATTTCTTTCTCTTACTAGAGGATTTGGGATTCTTAACCATTCCTTTGATAGCTATCAACCAATGCAGCAAGGACAAGTTGGTGGAAGACGACAAGGTGTTCTCGTTTCAATGGAAAAAGGCAAAGCGTCATCATATGGTATAATGGGGGTAGAAGATCGCGGCACAATCTTCGTAGAGCCAGGTACAGAAGTATATGAAGGTATGATTGTTGGTGAGCATAACCGTGAGAATGATCTAGTTGTGAATATATGTAAACAAAAACAGATGACTAACGTACGTTCAGCAACAAAGGATCAAACAACAACGATGAAAAAACCACGTATTATGTCACTTGAACAATCTTTAGAGTATTTAAATGATGATGAGTATTGTGAAATCACACCTGAATCTATTCGTTTGCGTAAAAAACTTTTAAATAAAAATGAGCGAGAGAAAATAGCGAAGAAAAAGAAATATGCTGAAATGAACAGCTAAATAGTAAACATGTTATTCGTTTTCAATATAGTATGAAATTGGTCTTGTGGCTGGTATAATTGCATTATAAATTGTATCAGTCACTTGGCTTATGTTATGCAATTTTATCGTATGGCTTAATTCCTTGACCCACTAAGTAATTGCCTCCTTAGTCTAATGGAAAACGTATGTTTAAACTAAGTGATTCTATTCTTGTGGGAGAAGAGGCGATATTGCTTTCTTAATGTAAGGAGGGATTTGAAATGGAAATTGATGTTTCTTCAAGGCTGTCATTTTTTGCCTCATTATATCAAGTAGATGACAATCCAGAATTGGGCATGTGGCTATTATACATAACGATTTTTGCATTAAGTATTGTTGTATATAAGCTGGGCTTTGCTAAAAAACTACCTTTGTTAAAAAATATTGTGATTTATGCTT
This Cytobacillus sp. IB215665 DNA region includes the following protein-coding sequences:
- a CDS encoding YlaF family protein, with protein sequence MKKLNLTMLLFAILATICIMSVGIFIAEQNLIGIITASISFVLAMGFGFVTKKKMREQGRL
- a CDS encoding inositol monophosphatase family protein; this translates as MSNNWDEIDQSAKKWIKEAGTVIRNSFTKQVGIHTKSNPNDLVTDIDREIEQFFIKKINNKYATHYVLGEEGFGNEVKTLNGTVWIIDPIDGTINFVHQQRNFCISIGIYENGVGMIGLIYDVVSDELFHARKGHGAYLNNILLSPLKDTPIHEAIIGINATWVTENWRIDHAILSPIVKDARGTRSYGSAALEMAYVAAGRLDGYITMRLSPWDFAAGIVILNEVGGVVTTVKGEEISFLEENSIFASSSNLHNRMLQKYKLNEG
- a CDS encoding alpha/beta hydrolase, giving the protein MDLHYQESGDKNASLMVFLHGGGVSSWMWEKQIQYFSHYHCITIDLPEQGGSNYTESFSIQLSAEKINDLIEKIANGKKVIVIGFSLGAQVTIQMLSMNPNLINYAVINSALVRPNSFVRKMIRPSIKLTFPLVKNKSFSKLQAKTLYVGKEYFETYYKESSEMKLDTLIRILEENMSFEIPKNFNKATGKILVSVGEKEKAVMKKSATDLVSNNKNCIGIIIPNVGHGISLWNPNFFNQMIEKWIQEGALPQDIITIK
- the typA gene encoding translational GTPase TypA, with translation MTIRQDIRNIAIIAHVDHGKTTLVDKLLQQAGTFRVNEQVEDRAMDSNDLERERGITILAKNTAINYNNCRINILDTPGHADFGGEVERIMKMVDGVLLVVDAYEGCMPQTRFVLKKALEQNLTPIVVVNKIDRDFARPEEVVDEVIDLFIELGANEEQLDFPVVYASAINGTASTNPEKQDEDMKALFEGILKYIPAPIDNSDEPLQFQVALLDYNDYVGRIGIGRVFRGTMKVGQQVSLMKLDGSVKQFRVTKMFGFSGLKRIEINEAKAGDLVAVSGMEDINVGETVCPFDHEEALPVLRIDEPTLQMTFLVNNSPFAGREGKFVTARKIEERLLAELQTDVSLRVENTESPDAWIISGRGELHLSILIENMRREGYEIQVSKPEVIVREIDGVRCEPVERVQIDVPDEHTGSIIESIGARKGEMLDMINNGNGQVRLVFMVPARGLIGYTTEFLSLTRGFGILNHSFDSYQPMQQGQVGGRRQGVLVSMEKGKASSYGIMGVEDRGTIFVEPGTEVYEGMIVGEHNRENDLVVNICKQKQMTNVRSATKDQTTTMKKPRIMSLEQSLEYLNDDEYCEITPESIRLRKKLLNKNEREKIAKKKKYAEMNS
- a CDS encoding aminotransferase class I/II-fold pyridoxal phosphate-dependent enzyme, yielding MSQNKTPLFTGLVDHSQKNPHQFHIPGHKKGKGIEPEFRSFIGDNAFSIDLINIEPLDDLHQPNGMIKQAQQLAAEAFHADYTFFSVQGTSGAIMAMIMSVCGPGDKIIVPRNVHKSVMSAIVFSGAIPIFIHPEIDKNLGISHGITVDAVSKALEQHPDAKGVFVINPTYFGVAADLQRIVEVAHEHKVPVLVDEAHGVHIHFHEKLPLSAMQAGADMAATSVHKLGGSMTQSSILNIKSGLVSVNRVQAILSMLTTTSTSYLLLASLDVARKQLATKGHELIEKSIALAEKTRASINEINHLYCVGHEIVGTKATFDYDPTKLIISVKNLGITGHDVEVWLRKHYNIEVELSDLYNILCIITPGDTEDDTEILLRALRHLADEYYHQAKSTNPTTVLLPDIPLLALSPRDAFYAETEIVPFEESAGRISAEFIMVYPPGIPIFIPGEIITKDNLNYVIKNLEAGLPVQGPEDNHLLSLRVIKEHKAIR
- a CDS encoding UPF0223 family protein; the protein is MDYQYPISYDWNTNEIVDVVRFFETIEHAYEKGIEKEKLMAAYRVFKKIVPSKAEEKKLCKEFEEISGYSSYHTVKKAKEAITNDAFIKM
- a CDS encoding nitronate monooxygenase family protein, with translation MNWDTKITKLLGIKYPIIQGGLAYLAYADLAAAVSNAGGLGQITAMSLQTPEELKKEIDKVRERTDKPFGVNFAIGQHGRSYSHMLDVAINEKVPVISMTGGNPTPIFEQLKGVDVKKLVLVAARRQAIKAEQLGADAVMVVGQEGGGHLGKNDTGTIVLIPQVVNAVSIPVIASGGIGDGRGLMAALSLGAEGIEMGTRFIATQECIHANQVYKQALIEGTEDGTTVIKRSIGAPARAISNNWTKKIVELEGANGGYDQLKDFISGSANKRYIYEGNIDEGFAWAGQVMGLINDSPPVSELFDRIINEAEQIRQTWGN
- a CDS encoding YlaH-like family protein, whose protein sequence is MDVSSRLSFFASLYQVDDNPELGMWLLYITIFALSIVVYKLGFAKKLPLLKNIVIYAFLALGCTVLTFFGAFLPMAEGLFFAAVILIIYKIRLNQAKKHKANTNS
- a CDS encoding DUF1054 domain-containing protein, producing MNFQGFSADEFETFMIPELDDRMTAIKQLIRPKFEFIGTHFVPSLTTLTGNEMFFHVAKHARRTKNPPNDTWVAFSSNARGYKMLPHFQVGLWGSHLFIIFAVIYEYPYKENLGKTLAEQYHELKKQIPNSFVWSTDHTKPTATAQENLTDEQILHMFNRLQTIKKAEILCGVHIDKDDVININGKQLLNTIDTTFKTLMPLYKLATSSSTVLSK